One Manihot esculenta cultivar AM560-2 chromosome 6, M.esculenta_v8, whole genome shotgun sequence DNA segment encodes these proteins:
- the LOC110617289 gene encoding VIN3-like protein 2: MDLSFEGTALDPSKCSKLSLDEKRELVYQLSKCAGACEMLQSWSRQEILQILCVEMGKERKYTGLTKLKIIEHLLKIVSEKKAGECMATTDVETPVQRSSRQRKTDNPSRLTVSVNYAAVNNGGNDLGNTVYCKNSACRATLKQEDAFCKRCSCCICYKYDDNKDPSLWLTCSSEPPFLDAACGMSCHLDCALRQERSAIGKEGYDGSFCCVACWKVNDLLGCWRKQLLMAKDTRRVDILCYRVSLSKKLLNKTGKYQKLYEIVDEAVKKLEAEVGPLTGLPVKMGRGIVNRLSSGPDVQKLCAFALESLDKMLSHTIVHPFPDSMIRDLNARASTVVRFEDVYATSLAVVLGSEDPSPSNVVGYTLWHRKAQDTDYPTEPTCTLLVPNTRFVITGLSPATEYFFKVLSTNDVRREIGMFEVQCCTRDKDPNCSVVERSQSLTTNCSSLSNPSSVEDETNHNATCGDQIINREDNYLSYRDDTDKIVSSIVSNGVITCIGASGGATSDAVPLLDEEHAMQVVTLPSSDVHKCHNNHLPDYQIVDEISTDNRSETPVQTGLECVPFVGNSDASLPITPCKLEIIKEVQGRHARSKSSNKDLLNGTGKGDEAQDARTSKKGSGERQDDECMANGHSDGDFEYYVKVIRWLECEGHIEKNFRQKFLTWYSLRASPQELRVVKAFVDTLIQDPASLAEQLMDTFSECISCKRSSLVPSGFCMRLWH, translated from the exons ATGGATTTATCTTTTGAGG GAACTGCACTTGATCCATCAAAATGTAGCAAACTAAGCTTGGATGAAAAGAGAGAACTAGTCTATCAATTATCAAAATGTGCAGGTGCCTGTGAAATGCTACAGTCATGGAGCCGTCAGGAAATTTTGCAGATTCTGTGTGTGGAGatgggaaaagaaagaaaatatacaGGCTTGACAAAGTTGAAAATCATAGAGCACCTTCTTAAAATTGTGTCTGAAAAGAAAGCTGGGGAATGTATGGCCACCACAGATGTTGAGACACCTGTCCAAAGATCTTCCAGGCAGAGGAAAACTGATAACCCATCCCGGTTAACTGTTTCAGTTAACTATGCTGCTGTTAACAATGGAGGCAATGATTTAGGTAATACAGTGTACTGTAAAAACTCAGCTTGCAGAGCTACCTTAAAACAAGAAGATGCATTTTGCAAAAGGTGTTCATGTTGCATCTGTTATAAGTATGACGACAACAAGGATCCCAGCCTGTGGTTAACTTGCAGCTCAGAGCCTCCATTTCTGGATGCTGCATGTGGCATGTCATGCCATCTTGACTGTGCCTTAAGACAAGAAAGGTCAGCCATTGGAAAAGAAGGATATGATGGGAGCTTTTGTTGTGTAGCTTGTTGGAAAGTGAATGATTTACTTGG ATGCTGGAGAAAACAATTATTGATGGCTAAAGATACCAGGCGGGTAGACATACTATGTTATCGCGTGTCCTTAAGTAAAAAACTTCTCAACAAGACTGGAAAGTATCAAAAACTTTATGAGATTGTGGATGAAGCTGTGAAGAAGCTTGAAGCTGAAGTGGGTCCATTAACTGGCTTACCTGTAAAGATGGGTAGGGGTATTGTAAATAGGCTTTCTTCAGGACCAGATGTTCAAAAATTGTGTGCTTTTGCTTTGGAATCACTGGACAAAATGCTTTCACATACTATCGTGCATCCATTCCCTGATTCAATGATAAGAG ATTTAAATGCAAGAGCTTCAACGGTGGTCAGATTTGAAGATGTATATGCAACTTCACTTGCTGTGGTTTTGGGTTCTGAAGATCCTTCACCAAGTAATGTTGTTGGTTATACCTTATGGCATCGCAAGGCTCAGGATACTGATTATCCTACAGAACCAACATGCACGCTGTTGGTACCAAACACAAGGTTTGTTATTACAGGTCTATCTCCTGCTACAGAATACTTTTTCAAAGTTCTTTCCACCAATGATGTAAGAAGAGAAATCGGCATGTTCGAAGTTCAATGCTGTACTCGAGATAAAGACCCAAACTGCTCGGTTGTGGAAAGAAGTCAGAGCCTAACAACCAACTGTAGCAGTCTTTCTAATCCATCATCCGTGGAAGATGAAACTAATCACAATGCTACATGTGGTGACCAGATTATTAACCGGGAAGACAATTATCTTAGTTATCGTGATGACACTGATAAAATAGTTTCTTCTATTGTTTCCAATGGTGTAATAACCTGTATTGGTGCAAGTGGAGGAGCCACAAGCGATGCAGTGCCCTTGTTAGATGAGGAACATGCTATGCAGGTAGTTACCTTGCCCAGTTCTGATGTACATAAGTGTCACAACAATCATTTGCCAGATTACCAAATAGTTGATGAGATAAGCACAGATAATCGGTCAGAAACCCCTGTTCAAACTGGTTTGGAGTGTGTACCATTTGTGGGCAACTCGGATGCTAGTTTGCCTATCACTCCTTGCAAGTTGGAAATAATTAAGGAAGTCCAAGGAAGACATGCACGATCAAAATCCAGCAACAAGGACCTGTTAAATGGTACTGGGAAAGGAGATGAGGCCCAAGATGCCAGAACATCAAAGAAGGGAAGTGGGGAAAGGCAAGATGACGAATGTATGGCCAATGGTCATTCAGATGGGGATTTCGAATATTATGTAAAGGTTATCAGATGGTTAGAATGTGAGGGACATATTGAGAAGAATTTCAGGCAGAAATTCTTGACTTGGTATAGTTTAAGAGCAAGCCCACAAGAACTAAGGGTTGTGAAGGCATTTGTTGATACCTTGATTCAAGATCCAGCATCACTTGCAGAGCAGCTCATGGATACCTTTTCGGAATGTATTTCGTGCAAGAGATCGTCTCTTGTGCCTTCTGGCTTCTGCATGAGGCTTTGGCATTGA
- the LOC110616814 gene encoding ribulose bisphosphate carboxylase small subunit, chloroplastic 3: protein MSTAGIFTAPIIGSGYQGLKAKSTNELFPAKDSIAWSRKTITNGSRIHCMKTWNPINNKKFETLSYLPPLSDESIAKEIDYMMQKGWIPCLEFDQVGHVRRENSQTPGYYDGRYWTMWKLPMFGCNDSSQVLNEIHECKQAYPNAYIRCLAFDNKHQGQCMAFIIQKPNTP from the exons ATGTCTACCGCCGGAATATTTACAGCTCCGATTATCGGGTCTGGTTACCAGGGCCTGAAAGCCAAATCCACAAACGAATTGTTCCCTGCAAAGGATTCTATTGCATGGAGTCGCAAAACTATCACCAACGGCTCAAGAATTCATTGTATGAAG ACATGGAATCCAATCAATAACAAGAAGTTTGAAACTCTTTCCTATCTTCCTCCACTTTCTGATGAATCAATTGCAAAGGAGATAGATTACATGATGCAAAAGGGTTGGATCCCTTGCCTTGAATTCGATCAG GTGGGACATGTGCGTAGAGAAAATAGCCAAACGCCAGGATACTACGATGGGAGATACTGGACAATGTGGAAGCTCCCCATGTTTGGGTGCAATGACTCATCTCAAGTGCTCAATGAAATCCATGAATGCAAACAAGCATACCCAAATGCTTATATTCGCTGCTTGGCATTTGACAACAAGCACCAGGGTCAGTGCATGGCCTTTATCATTCAAAAACCTAACACCCCCTAA